The genomic stretch AACTCCGCGCGGCGTTCGAGCGGGTGCAGGGCATGGGCGGCAAGGACGTCCGCCGCCTGGACACCCTGATCGGACAGATCGACGAGGCGCAGAAACAGGGCACGCTACTGCCCGGCGAGGTGGAACGCGCTCGCACGATCACCTTCAACCTCCGCAAACTGCTGGAATCGTCGGTCGTGCAGACCGTCCCGTCAGATCAGGCGGTCATCCCGACGAGCGCCACGATCCTCGACCCGGACGCGCAGGCGCGCGTGCTGGCGCTGGAACAGGAGCACGCCGCGCAGCAGCTGAACCTGACCGAACGCGAGTACACGCCGCTCCTGCAGGGCCGCGCGGACCTGCGCGAGCAGCACGACCGCCTGCGCGCCCTGCACGCCCAGGGGCAGCTGACCGCGGAACTCGTCGAGGACTGGCGCACCCAGCTGAAAGTCGAGCGGGAACGCACGCTGGGCGAGCAGCGCGCCCAGCTGGCCCGCCTGGAGGACGCGCTAGCCCAGGCGACCGCCACGGCCGACATGCGCATCGCGCTGGACTCCGCGCGCCACCTGCTCGACAGCGGCAGCCTCGCCACGGACGAACTGCAGGAACTGGCCGGCATGCAGGCCGCGCTGGCCGCCGGCGTGAATGCCGCGCAGCAGCTGGAAACGCAGCGTGAACTGCTGGACATCGAACGCTCGGCCCGCAACGTGCCCGGCGCCAGCGAGGAACTCGCGCCGCTGATCACGCAGGCCCGCGCGGCCCTCGCGCAGGGCGCCGGGGTGGACATCACGGACCTCTGGACGCGCCTGGAACGCCGCATGGGCGCCGCCGCGCAGGAACGCGAGGACTTCGACGCCCGCGCCGACCGGGTCGTGCGCGAGTACGACATGGTCCGCGGTCTGGCCGGCGAGACCACCCAGCGCCTGGGCCGCATGGCCGACACGCTGCGCGCCCAACGCCGCCTGGGCCGCATGAGCGCCCAGGCCCGCGAACGCTACGAGCAGACCCTGCACGACGCCGAGGCCCTGCTGGCCGAGGCGCACGCCGAGTACCGCGCCGCGCAGGAAGTCACCGCCACCTTCGGCCAGGACGCCCTGAGCGGCCTGCTGGACGTGTTCGACTTCCAGGAGAGCAGCATCCTGGATACCGACCCCGGCCCGGCCATCGCCGCGCGCACCGACCCGTTCGGCTTCGCGTCCGCCCCGCCCAGCCCGGCCCAGCCCAGCCCCGCCGTGTCCAACCCTGCGGCGTCCGACCCGGCGATCCCCGCCGCCAGCGCCGCGTCGCTGTTCGACACGCTGCTCTCCGGCGGCGCCGCGCCGGTCACCACCCCCACGCCCACCACCCCGGACCACACGCCGGCCCCCAGCAGTGCCTTCTCGTTCACCGGGACCGCACCGGCTGAACCGGTCGAAACGTGGCTGTTCGTGCAGGGCCAGATCCAGCACGGCGCGCACACCCTCGCCGCGCAGGGCATGGGCGCCCTGCTGCAACAGGCCAGCGCACTGGGCCTGCACCGGCTCGACATGGGCGACGCCTCTCACGTCTGGTCCGCGCGCAGCAGCACGCCCGGCGAGTGGCGCGTGGGCCGCGCGCTGAACTGGACGGACCTGGACGAGCAGGTCGGACCCTGGCTCGACACCGGCGAGAGCTGAACCCCGGAATCAGGCAGACCCGTCCCGGCCGCGAGATGGCCGGGACGGGTCTGCCGGTCAATGTCGCGTGACCGTCCCGCCGAAATGACCTATTGTCAACCTCATTGCGGAGGACAGGTCATGTTTGAGCGTCAGGGCGCCACGCGCGCCAGGAACATCCCGAGATCCAGCACCCGGCACGCCGGGGAACCCGAACAGCTCCACCCGTTGCCGCTCGCCGCGCCCTTGCAGCGGTTCCTGAGCACGCCCACCCGCGCGCAGGGTCAGGCTGCCCAGCCTGTCCTGCGCGCCGCCACGCTCCAGCGGCAGGAGGAGGCCCGCCTGTCCGGCGCGCGTGCGGCCGTCCAGCAGCAGGTCGCCGCCTTGGGTGACGTCGCCCCCGTCCAGCGGCGCGCCGATCTACCCGTCCCCGCGAAGCCCGTCACGCCGTCCGACTGGGTCACCGTGATGCGCCACCGCGCCGAAGGTGTGGACGGTCAGCGTCTGGATACCCGCGCCTTCGGCGAGTTCCAGACCCTGCAACGCCAGGTCGCCCAGTCGCTGGGGCAGGGCTTCCGCGCGGACCGCGGTGACCCCGCCGCCCGCTACGCCACGTACGGCGAGCACCTCGCCACGCTGCAGCGCCACGCCCTGAGCGCCCCGGTCTCCCGCGTGGTCCTGGGCCTGGTCCCCCCGGCCGAGCGAGTGCCCCTCCAACGGGCGACGGATGAGGCGCGGCAACGCCAGATGGCGCGGGAGCAGGCGGCGCTGAACTTCGACACCCATGCAGCCTTGCAACGCCAGCTGGCCGGGCTGGATGCCGAGGCGACCCAGCCTGTCCTGCAACGCATTCAGGCCCGGCGGGGCGCGGGGAACCCGCTGCCGGAGGCGATCCGGCGGCATCTGGAGCAGGGATTGAACCATGACCTGAGCCGCGTACGGATTCACGACGATGCGGAAGCGGACAAGTTGGCCAAGGGCGTGAATGCGCTGGCGTTCACGACAGGGACGGACATCTTCTTCCAGTCGGGGCGGTTCGACCCGAACACGCGGGGCGGGCTGGAGTTGCTGGCGCACGAGGTGACGCACACGGTGCAGCAGAGCCAGGGCCGCGTCGGGCGGGGCATCGACCCGGACGCCGGACTGGAAGCCGAAGCCCGGACCATGGGCGCCAGACTCGCGCAGAGCGGCCCGCAGTTCGGCACCAAGCATCCCCCCAGACCCCGCGCGGCCCTCCTCACCCCCACCGCACCGACCGCCCCCACCGTGCAGCGCTGGGGCCTGGGCGACCTGAACAAGCTGGCAGGCAGTGCCGCCAACAACCTCAAGAGCGCCGTCAGGAACGTCCAGAAGGCCGCTCAGAAGCGCGTCCAGAAGACGGTCGCCCGCGTGAGGAAGGCTGCCGCACCGGCACTCAGGGCTGCACGTCAATCCATCAGTCAGACGCTCAGAACTGCACAGAAACTCCGGGCACAGGTCGGCGCGAGGATCACGAAGGCAGGACAGACCGCGCGTGAGTACGGGCGGCAGGCATTTCAGAACGTCAAGACGAAGGCCCGCGCAGCAGCGCAGCAGGTCAGGAGGCAGGCCACCCAGTTGCGCACACGCGCCCACCAGCTGGCCTTCCGTGCCGCCACCGCAGTAGCCAACACGAAACATCGTCTTCAACACCGGGCGCGCGCGGTGACCGGCGCCCTGCGGCAGGCAGCTTCGGTCACCGCGCTGCATGTGCGCGACAAAGCCAGAGCCGCCGGGCAGACCCTCAAGAAAGTGGCGACAGGCATTGTCGACGGCATCAAAACCCAGGCGCAGCGCACCCGGCTGCGCGCTCAGGCCCTCAGACAGCGCGTCCAGACACGGCTGAGCACCGCAGCCACCGTCGCAAAAACCCGAATCGCCGACGTGAAGACAGCAGCCAAGGCCAGAGCCCAGAGTATCCGGCGCCGCATCGGTGCCACCGCCACCCGCGCCCTGCGCACCACCAAGGGAGGCATGGGCAGATTCCTGAAAAGCCGCCCCGCCACCGCCCTCCTCCTCGGTGGAGGCGCAGCCCTGACCGCCTTCCAGGCCATCAAACAGGGTGGTGCCAGAGGCCTCTGGAATGCCGCCAAGGGCAAGGCCTCCGAAGCGTGGAAGTGGGCTTCCTCCACCGAAGGCAAGGCCACCCTGGCCCGCCTGGCCGTCACGGTGGGGGTCACGGCAGGCGCAGCCCTCCTGACGGGACTGACCGGCGGTCTCGCCGCGCCGCTTCTGATCATGGCTGCGGGCAGCGTCGCCGGAGGTGCCCTGGGACGCCTGACGCAGAACGCCGTTCTGCGCACCGATGACAGATACAAGGCCAAGTTGCCGCTGATGCGCGGCGTTCTCGATCCCAAAACGATGGCCCTCGACGGCGCACTGGGCCTCGTCATGGGGCCCGGCGGCGCGCTCGTTGGCGGCATCGTCAAAGGGGCCGCCGGAAACCTGGGCCGGTACGCCCTGCGCCCCGCAGGACAGGGGCTCGCCCAGGGTGCGCGACGCCTGCTGGGCGGACGTGCTCTTGCTGGTGCGACCTCTCGCACGGGCAACGTCATCACCACGCGCTCTTCCGCGTCCGCACTATCGATCCGGCAAAGAACTCAGCTGGTCTGGAAGGACATGAAGCAGTACAACGCCAAGCTGGCCAGGGAAACCTGGACGGACATGCAGCAGAGCCTCTACGGCAGTGCAGGTGTGGCCGGTCGTGCGACCAGGGACATCAGATCGCTGCTGGGTGGCCGGAAAGCACTGAGAACCCGGCAGTTCACTGTGGCACGCGATCGGGTGGCCGCCATGGACCACCGTGAGGTGCTGACGCTGGCCTCGCAACTGAAACTCCCCACGCGATTCCAGCAGGACAAACTGAGGGAACTGGTCGCGCAGGGCCTCGTGAAGACCAACCACCGGCTGGTCGCCCGCCCTATCGCCAGGGAAGCCCGCAAGGCGGCCCTGCGCGCCTCCAGGAAAGACCTCACCCGGGCTGCGTTCGGTGCGCCCCGCCAGCGCGGCGAGTCCCTGACACGCAGAGGCCTGCGAGGCACGGGCAATCTGTTGATGGCCGGCCCCCGAGCCACCTACCGTACCATCCTGGAAAAGGACGCCGGGTGGAGCAAGGCCATCAGCCAGGGCGTCGGCACGGGGCACCTACTCAGTTCCGTGAGCAATGAGGCTGCCAAAGGCGCGGCGCTGGTCGTGAAGACCGAAGCCCTCAAACCTGATGGGGAACAGCAACCTGTCAACGGCCAGAAGGTGATGACCGACGCCGTCCTGAACTCGCTGGGCTTCAACCCCGACTACCTGAGTGAAAAAGCCCTGGGCGCAGGCGCAACCGATGGTGCCAAAGCGGTCAACGCGGGGGTCGGAGCCGGTGGCATGAACGATCCCGTACAACTCGAAGACGCGCCACAGGTCGCCACCCCCTGATTATGTTCTGGAACAGAAAAAAATTTGTCGCCGCTCCCCCCTACACGGGTTCCGCTTTCGACTGCGCTGTCCGCTACTGCGAGCAGCACGAAACGGTGACTCACCGCACCGACTCAGAGATTCATGTTCAGCTTGATGGTCACACGGTCTGCATCTACCGCAATCAGGACGACGGGTGGCTAACGGCGCGCGCTCCTTTTGATAAGCCTACCATGGGAACCATGAACTCTGCCTATGCAGATCATGCAGATCTACAATTCAAGAATCTGACGCTTATTCTTGATCTTGAGCAGACAGGGAATGTAGCCCGCTACAGTCAACTCATGAGACATCAGGGCAACCCGGAGATGCAGGTCCGCAACATGCTCTCCACATACGACCACTTCTTTCATGGGCGCGATTCAAGAATATACCCTGTCGAAGAACTCAAATTTGGATGTAACGGCAGATTTTTTAGCACGGCATCAGATGCGCTCTTTTATTACATGGAAAATATAAGAAAAAGCCGGACTATCGAGGTGACACGTGGATATATTTCATATGAAACGGCAGGAGCATGCGCTTTGGCTGGCCGCACCGAGTTGTCACATGAGTTCACCATCAGGTACGCATTTTCAGATTTTGAAAAGCTGCTTCATGGGAATCAGCGTGCGCTCACCCCTCATTACTTCGCGGCAGCGTACCGGAAAGCTCCGCTCCACACGGCTTCGTACTGCTTCAGGAACGGCATTTCCGAACTGGCGATTTCAGGGACGCTGACGGCCGGCACGGAGGCGCGGCCCATCTTCACGGCGACCCTGGCGGCGCTGTATCAGGTGCTGCTGGACAGTACAGAGCGGATCAAGATGAATCCGGGCCTGCTGACGGGCAGGCAGCAGCTTCAGTCTGAGGAGGAGTCCATTCTTCAGGCGAAACAGTTCGAGGGCGACCGGACAGGTGGCGTGGAATTTCTCCGCGACGCCTGACATTCATTCCAGAGGAGTTCGTAT from Deinococcus soli (ex Cha et al. 2016) encodes the following:
- a CDS encoding eCIS core domain-containing protein; translated protein: MFERQGATRARNIPRSSTRHAGEPEQLHPLPLAAPLQRFLSTPTRAQGQAAQPVLRAATLQRQEEARLSGARAAVQQQVAALGDVAPVQRRADLPVPAKPVTPSDWVTVMRHRAEGVDGQRLDTRAFGEFQTLQRQVAQSLGQGFRADRGDPAARYATYGEHLATLQRHALSAPVSRVVLGLVPPAERVPLQRATDEARQRQMAREQAALNFDTHAALQRQLAGLDAEATQPVLQRIQARRGAGNPLPEAIRRHLEQGLNHDLSRVRIHDDAEADKLAKGVNALAFTTGTDIFFQSGRFDPNTRGGLELLAHEVTHTVQQSQGRVGRGIDPDAGLEAEARTMGARLAQSGPQFGTKHPPRPRAALLTPTAPTAPTVQRWGLGDLNKLAGSAANNLKSAVRNVQKAAQKRVQKTVARVRKAAAPALRAARQSISQTLRTAQKLRAQVGARITKAGQTAREYGRQAFQNVKTKARAAAQQVRRQATQLRTRAHQLAFRAATAVANTKHRLQHRARAVTGALRQAASVTALHVRDKARAAGQTLKKVATGIVDGIKTQAQRTRLRAQALRQRVQTRLSTAATVAKTRIADVKTAAKARAQSIRRRIGATATRALRTTKGGMGRFLKSRPATALLLGGGAALTAFQAIKQGGARGLWNAAKGKASEAWKWASSTEGKATLARLAVTVGVTAGAALLTGLTGGLAAPLLIMAAGSVAGGALGRLTQNAVLRTDDRYKAKLPLMRGVLDPKTMALDGALGLVMGPGGALVGGIVKGAAGNLGRYALRPAGQGLAQGARRLLGGRALAGATSRTGNVITTRSSASALSIRQRTQLVWKDMKQYNAKLARETWTDMQQSLYGSAGVAGRATRDIRSLLGGRKALRTRQFTVARDRVAAMDHREVLTLASQLKLPTRFQQDKLRELVAQGLVKTNHRLVARPIAREARKAALRASRKDLTRAAFGAPRQRGESLTRRGLRGTGNLLMAGPRATYRTILEKDAGWSKAISQGVGTGHLLSSVSNEAAKGAALVVKTEALKPDGEQQPVNGQKVMTDAVLNSLGFNPDYLSEKALGAGATDGAKAVNAGVGAGGMNDPVQLEDAPQVATP